One window of Phalacrocorax carbo chromosome 1, bPhaCar2.1, whole genome shotgun sequence genomic DNA carries:
- the CBLL1 gene encoding E3 ubiquitin-protein ligase Hakai isoform X2 yields MPAPPVPLPAAPFRSHSAPRRIMDHNDNDLQGTNSSGSLGGLDVRRRIPIKLISKQTNKTKPAPRTPRNMNRMPSKTQAGDEEFDYNEEERYECKGGEMFGNQRRFPGPIFWDYKINLLGEKDDTPVHFCDKCGLPIKMYGRMIPCKHVFCYDCAILHEKKGDKMCPGCNEPVQRIEQCVRGSLFMCSIVQGCKRTYLSQRDLQAHINHRHMRAGKPVTRPPIEPVHPPIAPPPAEIPERFIMPPEKHHMSHIPPKQHIMMPPPPLQHVPHEHYNQPHEDIRAPPAEMSMAPPPPRPVSQDTFRISTRKHSNLITVPIQDDSNSGAREPPPPAPAPAHHHPEYQGQPVVSHPHHIMPPQQHYAPPPPPPPPISHPLQHPPQAAGTPHMVYSQAPPPPMTSAPPPITPPPGHIIAQMPPYMNHPPPGPPPPQHGGPPVNVNAPPPHHYNPNSLPQFSEDQGTLSPPFTQPGGMSPGIWPAPRGPPPPPRMQGPPAQAPLPGPHHPDQARYRPYYQ; encoded by the exons ATGCCCGCCCCGCCCGTTCCGCTTCCGGCCGCGCCCTTCCgctcccacagcgccccgcgccGAATCATGGACCACAATG ACAATGATTTGCAAGGAACAAATAGTTCAGGATCATTGGGTGGTCTTGATGTTCGTAGAAGAATCCCTATAAAGCTTATCTCAAAACAGACCAATAAAACCAAACCTGCGCCTCGAACTCCAAGAAATATGAACAGAATGCCTTCAAAGACACAAGCTGGTGATGAAG AATTTGATTATAATGAAGAGGAGCGATATGAATGCAAAGGAGGTGAAATGTTTGGCAATCAAAGGAGATTCCCTGGACCCATCTTTTGGGACTACAAG ATAAACTTGCTGGGGGAAAAGGATGATACACCGGTCCACTTCTGTGATAAGTGTGGATTGCCCATCAAAATGTATGGACGCATG ATACCTTGCAAGCATGTTTTCTGCTATGATTGTGCTATACTACATGAGAAAAAGGGAGACAAGATGTGTCCTGG CTGTAATGAACCTGTGCAGCGAATCGAGCAGTGTGTCCGAGGGTCTCTCTTCATGTGTAGCATTGTTCAAGGGTGCAAGAGAACTTACCTGTCACAGAGGGACTTACAAGCTCACATCAACCACCGTCATATGAGAGCTGGAAAGCCAGTGACTCGTCCTCCGATTGAACCTGTACATCCTCCAATTGCCCCACCACCTGCCGAAATTCCTGAGCGATTCATAATGCCACCTGAGAAACACCATATGAGCCACATTCCACCAAAGCAGCACATCATGATGCCACCACCTCCTTTACAGCACGTGCCACACGAGCACTATAACCAGCCGCACGAAGACATTCGTGCGCCTCCTGCAGAGATGTCAATGGCTCCGCCACCACCTCGCCCAGTCAGTCAGGACACCTTCCGCATTTCaacaagaaaacacagcaactTAATAACTGTCCCTATTCAGGATGATTCGAATTCAGGTGCTCGAGAACCACCTCCACCAGCCCCTGCACCTGCTCATCATCATCCCGAATACCAGGGCCAACCAGTGGTATCGCACCCTCACCATATTATGCCTCCACAGCAACATTATGCACcgcccccaccaccacctccgCCAATAAGCCATCCACTGCAGCatcctccccaggcagcaggtACTCCTCACATGGTGTATAGCCAAGCTCCTCCGCCACCAATgacctctgctcctcctccGATAACCCCACCACCGGGACATATAATTGCCCAGATGCCACCATATATGAATCATCCTCCTCCAGGacctccccctcctcagcatgGAGGCCCACCTGTAAATGTAAACGCACCTCCTCCCCATCACTATAATCCCAACTCTTTGCCACAGTTCAGTGAAGATCAAGGAACTCTTAGCCCTCCTTTCACACAGCCCGGGGGAATGAGTCCAGGGATATGGCCAGCTCCAAGGGGCCCGCCTCCACCTCCAAGGATGCAAGGGCCTCCTGCTCAGGCCCCGCTTCCTGGACCACACCACCCTGACCAAGCCAGATACAGACCCTATTACCAATGA
- the CBLL1 gene encoding E3 ubiquitin-protein ligase Hakai isoform X1 — translation MPAPPVPLPAAPFRSHSAPRRIMDHNDNDLQGTNSSGSLGGLDVRRRIPIKLISKQTNKTKPAPRTPRNMNRMPSKTQAGDEEEFDYNEEERYECKGGEMFGNQRRFPGPIFWDYKINLLGEKDDTPVHFCDKCGLPIKMYGRMIPCKHVFCYDCAILHEKKGDKMCPGCNEPVQRIEQCVRGSLFMCSIVQGCKRTYLSQRDLQAHINHRHMRAGKPVTRPPIEPVHPPIAPPPAEIPERFIMPPEKHHMSHIPPKQHIMMPPPPLQHVPHEHYNQPHEDIRAPPAEMSMAPPPPRPVSQDTFRISTRKHSNLITVPIQDDSNSGAREPPPPAPAPAHHHPEYQGQPVVSHPHHIMPPQQHYAPPPPPPPPISHPLQHPPQAAGTPHMVYSQAPPPPMTSAPPPITPPPGHIIAQMPPYMNHPPPGPPPPQHGGPPVNVNAPPPHHYNPNSLPQFSEDQGTLSPPFTQPGGMSPGIWPAPRGPPPPPRMQGPPAQAPLPGPHHPDQARYRPYYQ, via the exons ATGCCCGCCCCGCCCGTTCCGCTTCCGGCCGCGCCCTTCCgctcccacagcgccccgcgccGAATCATGGACCACAATG ACAATGATTTGCAAGGAACAAATAGTTCAGGATCATTGGGTGGTCTTGATGTTCGTAGAAGAATCCCTATAAAGCTTATCTCAAAACAGACCAATAAAACCAAACCTGCGCCTCGAACTCCAAGAAATATGAACAGAATGCCTTCAAAGACACAAGCTGGTGATGAAG aaGAATTTGATTATAATGAAGAGGAGCGATATGAATGCAAAGGAGGTGAAATGTTTGGCAATCAAAGGAGATTCCCTGGACCCATCTTTTGGGACTACAAG ATAAACTTGCTGGGGGAAAAGGATGATACACCGGTCCACTTCTGTGATAAGTGTGGATTGCCCATCAAAATGTATGGACGCATG ATACCTTGCAAGCATGTTTTCTGCTATGATTGTGCTATACTACATGAGAAAAAGGGAGACAAGATGTGTCCTGG CTGTAATGAACCTGTGCAGCGAATCGAGCAGTGTGTCCGAGGGTCTCTCTTCATGTGTAGCATTGTTCAAGGGTGCAAGAGAACTTACCTGTCACAGAGGGACTTACAAGCTCACATCAACCACCGTCATATGAGAGCTGGAAAGCCAGTGACTCGTCCTCCGATTGAACCTGTACATCCTCCAATTGCCCCACCACCTGCCGAAATTCCTGAGCGATTCATAATGCCACCTGAGAAACACCATATGAGCCACATTCCACCAAAGCAGCACATCATGATGCCACCACCTCCTTTACAGCACGTGCCACACGAGCACTATAACCAGCCGCACGAAGACATTCGTGCGCCTCCTGCAGAGATGTCAATGGCTCCGCCACCACCTCGCCCAGTCAGTCAGGACACCTTCCGCATTTCaacaagaaaacacagcaactTAATAACTGTCCCTATTCAGGATGATTCGAATTCAGGTGCTCGAGAACCACCTCCACCAGCCCCTGCACCTGCTCATCATCATCCCGAATACCAGGGCCAACCAGTGGTATCGCACCCTCACCATATTATGCCTCCACAGCAACATTATGCACcgcccccaccaccacctccgCCAATAAGCCATCCACTGCAGCatcctccccaggcagcaggtACTCCTCACATGGTGTATAGCCAAGCTCCTCCGCCACCAATgacctctgctcctcctccGATAACCCCACCACCGGGACATATAATTGCCCAGATGCCACCATATATGAATCATCCTCCTCCAGGacctccccctcctcagcatgGAGGCCCACCTGTAAATGTAAACGCACCTCCTCCCCATCACTATAATCCCAACTCTTTGCCACAGTTCAGTGAAGATCAAGGAACTCTTAGCCCTCCTTTCACACAGCCCGGGGGAATGAGTCCAGGGATATGGCCAGCTCCAAGGGGCCCGCCTCCACCTCCAAGGATGCAAGGGCCTCCTGCTCAGGCCCCGCTTCCTGGACCACACCACCCTGACCAAGCCAGATACAGACCCTATTACCAATGA
- the CBLL1 gene encoding E3 ubiquitin-protein ligase Hakai isoform X3, whose translation MNRMPSKTQAGDEEEFDYNEEERYECKGGEMFGNQRRFPGPIFWDYKINLLGEKDDTPVHFCDKCGLPIKMYGRMIPCKHVFCYDCAILHEKKGDKMCPGCNEPVQRIEQCVRGSLFMCSIVQGCKRTYLSQRDLQAHINHRHMRAGKPVTRPPIEPVHPPIAPPPAEIPERFIMPPEKHHMSHIPPKQHIMMPPPPLQHVPHEHYNQPHEDIRAPPAEMSMAPPPPRPVSQDTFRISTRKHSNLITVPIQDDSNSGAREPPPPAPAPAHHHPEYQGQPVVSHPHHIMPPQQHYAPPPPPPPPISHPLQHPPQAAGTPHMVYSQAPPPPMTSAPPPITPPPGHIIAQMPPYMNHPPPGPPPPQHGGPPVNVNAPPPHHYNPNSLPQFSEDQGTLSPPFTQPGGMSPGIWPAPRGPPPPPRMQGPPAQAPLPGPHHPDQARYRPYYQ comes from the exons ATGAACAGAATGCCTTCAAAGACACAAGCTGGTGATGAAG aaGAATTTGATTATAATGAAGAGGAGCGATATGAATGCAAAGGAGGTGAAATGTTTGGCAATCAAAGGAGATTCCCTGGACCCATCTTTTGGGACTACAAG ATAAACTTGCTGGGGGAAAAGGATGATACACCGGTCCACTTCTGTGATAAGTGTGGATTGCCCATCAAAATGTATGGACGCATG ATACCTTGCAAGCATGTTTTCTGCTATGATTGTGCTATACTACATGAGAAAAAGGGAGACAAGATGTGTCCTGG CTGTAATGAACCTGTGCAGCGAATCGAGCAGTGTGTCCGAGGGTCTCTCTTCATGTGTAGCATTGTTCAAGGGTGCAAGAGAACTTACCTGTCACAGAGGGACTTACAAGCTCACATCAACCACCGTCATATGAGAGCTGGAAAGCCAGTGACTCGTCCTCCGATTGAACCTGTACATCCTCCAATTGCCCCACCACCTGCCGAAATTCCTGAGCGATTCATAATGCCACCTGAGAAACACCATATGAGCCACATTCCACCAAAGCAGCACATCATGATGCCACCACCTCCTTTACAGCACGTGCCACACGAGCACTATAACCAGCCGCACGAAGACATTCGTGCGCCTCCTGCAGAGATGTCAATGGCTCCGCCACCACCTCGCCCAGTCAGTCAGGACACCTTCCGCATTTCaacaagaaaacacagcaactTAATAACTGTCCCTATTCAGGATGATTCGAATTCAGGTGCTCGAGAACCACCTCCACCAGCCCCTGCACCTGCTCATCATCATCCCGAATACCAGGGCCAACCAGTGGTATCGCACCCTCACCATATTATGCCTCCACAGCAACATTATGCACcgcccccaccaccacctccgCCAATAAGCCATCCACTGCAGCatcctccccaggcagcaggtACTCCTCACATGGTGTATAGCCAAGCTCCTCCGCCACCAATgacctctgctcctcctccGATAACCCCACCACCGGGACATATAATTGCCCAGATGCCACCATATATGAATCATCCTCCTCCAGGacctccccctcctcagcatgGAGGCCCACCTGTAAATGTAAACGCACCTCCTCCCCATCACTATAATCCCAACTCTTTGCCACAGTTCAGTGAAGATCAAGGAACTCTTAGCCCTCCTTTCACACAGCCCGGGGGAATGAGTCCAGGGATATGGCCAGCTCCAAGGGGCCCGCCTCCACCTCCAAGGATGCAAGGGCCTCCTGCTCAGGCCCCGCTTCCTGGACCACACCACCCTGACCAAGCCAGATACAGACCCTATTACCAATGA